One segment of Vicia villosa cultivar HV-30 ecotype Madison, WI unplaced genomic scaffold, Vvil1.0 ctg.005439F_1_1, whole genome shotgun sequence DNA contains the following:
- the LOC131642616 gene encoding uncharacterized protein LOC131642616 gives MASSSSTTKVTLKLLIDTKNQKVLFAEASKNVIDFLFNLLRIPVGTVVKLLTKNEMVGSIGNLYNSVENMSENYMQIGQTKDVLLNPRTPSEISGLLTANDADTNNNVGAEGTLFYKCPSNCTFDVTCDSTTPCSNCNRAMNSLTRYVGKKVVGDNTLIQNGFVKDVITFMVMDDLVIEPMSTISSITLLNKFNIKEVGTLQEKVVEMGMDEGIKLLKASLQSKMVLTSVFLKKKI, from the exons ATGGCATCTTCTTCATCCACAACCAAAGTTACCCTCAAGCTTCTTATTGACACCAAGAATCAAAAAGTTCTGTTCGCCGAAGCATCTAAGAATGTCATTGATTTTCTCTTCAACTTGCTTCGCATACCTGTTGGCACAGTTGTAAAACTGCTAACCAAGAATGAAATGGTTGGTAGCATTGGAAATCTCTACAACAGTGTTGAAAACATGAGCGAGAATTACATGCAAATAGGGCAAACCAAGGACGTTCTTTTGAATCCAAGAACTCCCTCTGAAATTTCTGGCCTTCTCACTGCAAATGATGCAGACACTAACAACAACGTTGGAGCTGAAGGAACTTTGTTTTACAAATGCCCAAGTAACTGTACTTTTGATGTCACATGTGATAGCACAACTCCTTGCTCTAATTGCAATCGGGCTATGAATAGTCTCACTCGTTATGTTGGAAAGAAGGTGGTTGGTGACAACACTTTGATTCAGAATGGTTTTGTGAAAGATGTTATAACATTCATGGTGATGGATGATTTGGTGATTGAACCAATGTCAACAATATCTAGCATCACATTGCTGAACAAATTCAATATCAAAGAGGTTGGTACCTTGCAGGAGAAGGTTGTTGAAATGGGGATGGATGAG GGCATCAAGTTGCTCAAGGCTTCACTGCAATCCAAGATGGTCTTGACAAGTGTTTTCCTCAAGAAAAAGATATGA